The region GCACCGATGACTGAGCCGACGCCGGGGCTGCATCGAGAACGCCCTCACCCCACTGGGAGGTGAGGGCGTCGCGATCACCGGCGGAGGTTGGGAATCCGGCGATCGACGGCGATACTGCAGCTGGGGGGCCAGAGCATCGCGGCATGATTCGGAGGGCGGACGCTGCCAGCGCCCACGCTCCTGAGTCCGACCGCAGCGGGGCACGTATTCTCTCCATCGCCACGCCCACCGCGTCGGCCCGCTGCGTTCAGTCGAGCAGTCCCTCGTCCCATGCGACCTTCGCCAGGTCGACTTTCGTGCTGACATCGATCCCGTGCTTCTTGTACTTCTGCTTCACACGGTTCAGATACTTGCGCGCCGTGCCGGCCTGCACCCCGATCGCGTCGGCCACGGCGCTGATGGAGTGGCCTGCGACGTACAACACGAAGACCTTCTCTTCCTGGGCGCTGAGCTTGGGCACGCTGGGAGCACGATCGACAGCTTGACGAGCAAGCTCGGTGACCGGATGTTCGCCATCGACAACCGCTGCGATCGTCGACAACAGCGTTTCCTCCGTGTCCAGTTTGGACACGACGCCGTCGAACCCCGCGTCCACCAGGCGACGCGCTGCGCCCCTCTGGTGGAGTGAAGAGACCAAGACGATCCGCATGCCGGCGTGCCTGAGCGCCATGACCGATTCGAGGTCGCGTGAGTTCTCCGAGCGTGGGAGGAGCTCGGTGAGCACGACATGCGGCCACACGGTGCGACTGTGACGCCGCACCCAGGTGATCAACTCGCTCACGGAAGCGCATGAATGCACCACATCCATCCCCGCACCGTCTCGAAGCAATTCGACCGCCCTCAGCCGTTGCAGCACATGCGGCTCCACGATTGCGGCTCGATACCTTTTCGGCTCTCGCACGTGAACTCCTTCCCCGGGCGATGGCGCATCTCCATCACTCGCCGATTCCCGACCCCCTCGGCCGGTGCCGATGGGCCGATAGGCTGCCCCGCTCTCTTCGGATCCGAGAGCGCGGGGATGCCTGTCAGCCGCGTCTTTCAGAGGCAGCTGATCGTGGGCAAGGAGGTCCCGATGTCGTCGGTCGACGCAGAGCCGTTCGTCGCGCTTCTCTGGAACGCGGTCCAGGTGTAGCAGATGGTGACGCTGCCGGTCGTGGGCGCGGTGTAGGTCACCGTCCACGTCTGGTTGGTGTAGTTGCTCCCGTTGGCAGCGGTGGTGAGCCGGTTCGCGTTGGTTCCCCCCGGAGTTCCGCTCTTTCCTGTCGAGCCGACGGTGTACCCCGCCCAGACCTGAGAGCCGCCGATGGTGAACACCAGGTTCGCAGGCGAGTCCGGCAAGGGGTTCGACCGGTTGGCCTGCGTGGTGAAAGTGATCGAGTAGGTGTTGCCCGCGGTCATCGACACCGTCGCGCACTTTCTCAGAACGTAGTTCGAGGTCGTACTTGCATCGCACCACTGCCAGAATATGCCGTCTGCGCCAGGCTGCGTGCCACCGCAGGTTCCGGAGGTGAAGCTGCCGGTCGTGCTCTGGCTCCACGCAGACCACGCCGGCACGGGGACGGCGCAGGCGGTCGAGGCCGTCGAGCTCGGCGCCGCGGTGGCGACGGCGATCACCGGTATCGCCCACGCCGTTCCTTTGACGAGCGTGCGGCGGCTGATGCCGCTGGACGCGTGCCTGTCGTCGAGATTCGGCATGGGCCCTCCCCAGAGCTGTGACTGCAAGCCCCCCAGGTCGGGGGCAGGGCGATAACTCTCGCAAATAGACAGATGAGCCAGGACAACATTCATTACGCGACAGTCGGAGGTCAATCCACGCCATAGCGTGGAAGAGCTACACATAACGGGAAGTCATGACGCGCATTGATGAGCACATCGATAGATGAATGTCGACTCGACACTGCAGTTCTCATGGAAAGGCGCGGTCTGCTACCCGGTTAGCGAACTGCCGGTTCGGGCACAGTTGGGGGTCAGCGCTGCACGGC is a window of Microbacterium esteraromaticum DNA encoding:
- a CDS encoding response regulator transcription factor — translated: MREPKRYRAAIVEPHVLQRLRAVELLRDGAGMDVVHSCASVSELITWVRRHSRTVWPHVVLTELLPRSENSRDLESVMALRHAGMRIVLVSSLHQRGAARRLVDAGFDGVVSKLDTEETLLSTIAAVVDGEHPVTELARQAVDRAPSVPKLSAQEEKVFVLYVAGHSISAVADAIGVQAGTARKYLNRVKQKYKKHGIDVSTKVDLAKVAWDEGLLD